TATCAAAAAGCTAAACACCAAGAAGCTTTTTAAGCACCAAAAATACACATTACATTTTTAATGCTCACACCTGCTTCAACGTACTAGATAATATTCAACTTAATTTTTAAGTGCCTCCATTTTTCCAATTAACAGATTTCATTCTTCCAATAGCTGAAATGTGTGGAGAAATTAATGAGCTATAGAGAGAACCAACGCTTTTCTATTTTGCAAGCACATTGTTAGGTGTCAAATTAAACCTCGTGAGGGATTAAGAGGGATCCACATGAACCTAGTGTGAAGACACTATTCTTGGATTGATTCAGATGGCCAAATTTTGTTCATTCTGAAGTTGTCTGGGGCACCCAAGAAAGACCGAGATATTGGTTCCATTGAATAGAAATTGTCTTTGGAATTGGTTTATTGTTTTAAGCTTTCTGTTAATGGCAATGTCGAAGGtgaaagtttaaaatttttagttagttcttgCGTTGTCTTAAGGTCTCTGCTAATGACAATGCCAAAGGTGGAGTCTCAGGTCAAGATTTAGCATCGGGGAAAATTTTTGTACATggccgtgtaagcatgcacggtcgtgtcccctctcacaaagagttggaaaagtcataaacccccacccattaattaatgccttgaagcTCCCATCCTCTCACATGCATGGCTTACAcagccatgtatgaaaactttcccctttagCATTTATACTCTTGTATCTTATTATCTGGGTATGCGTGGATTCTGGTATTTGTATTAGTATAGTCATTTATTGACCGTATATATACATGCAATATATTATAAGAAAACAAACGCAGCCCTAATAAAATAACTCGTTTTAGATTATTAGGGCTGCCAACCGATGcattcttttcttattctttcttcattttttttattatttttaattctttttggtCATGTGCCTTAATCTATGTGAGGTTCTCATGTAAGTTGCTTGTTATGGgcatccagatcctctacggtgcgCAGCTTGTAGCGGCCTGTGCAGCGGAGACTGAGCAACGTGTGCAAAGACCGCcatacccctgcccaaatgccttgcccgagcgggggtaaggcggtcattgcggaTGCGGCCCGGTCGCTGCACAGGCCGCTACGTGCAGCTGCGCCGCAGACTATCTGAATTGTTGCTATGGAGGATTTAGGTTAACAGAAAACCTGCTATGGAGGGCACATGCAGGGATGTGTCCGGCATAGCCCAGCCATCGGATGCCTCACTGAACACTCATTGGGTGATGTCCTCCAAGGAGAGCAGCCCAATCTAACATTCTTAGAGAGAAGTCGAGTTTTCCAACGAATGGGAGGCGATTGGATGAAAGTTACTGTTGGAGAATGATCAAGTGGACAATAATTGCATAAAATGTGAAAGCCAACTAAAGTCTTGCTTACGTTCTTTGTTTCACATAAAACTGATGCAATGAAGATGCTTACCGCCCATCCTCATGCCTTTAACACACTCGTATTAAGGGTATCTTGTATTACAACACAAGTTCTATTCAGAGCACTCATAGGATGCTATCAAGAAACGCAGGCAAGGAGACTACAACAGGGGTTGCAAGGGGCATTGGAGATGGGATACGTAGAGCTACAAATTTGGATAGATGGCGTGGTGTTGGGACTTATTCTAATGTTTATTAAATATCGTTGGGGTTGATGGTGTCTTTTATTTTGTGGGTCTTTACAATTACTATCGGATTTGTATTTATAATTGGGTCGGGTTTTGGGTTCATTAATATATGTACCGCTTTGGGATTTTTGGATTCCTTACAAATTGTCTCTGTTGGAAAAACCTAAACACAAGTAAAGAGAAATCACGCTCTGAGGTGGAAAGTAGTGTAGAGAGGTTTTTTGAATTAACGAGAAATTTCTAATTCTGTTGGGTGAATGTAAGCATTCATGCGAAGGAAAATCATTATATgttcgattttagggtttttggatcCCCTACAAATTGTCTATATATGTTGGAAGAACCTAAACACATGTAAAAGGAAATCACATTGTACGTGAGGTGGAAAGTGGTCTAGAGTTTTTctctgaattagtgaacaatcTCTGATTCTCTTGGGTCAATATAAGCATTTTGTCGAACCATGTTAAATGTAGTTATATGCTTGAGTTGTTCCTCGTAATTgtacaatctttttttttcggtaaagcTCGTAATTGTACAATCGTCTCCAATAAAAGTGTCAAAAACTTTACCTATGTTGAAGTCTTCGCATATTCAGATGAAGGATgggattttttctttctcacgTTGTCCCTAATTCCTTAATACCAATGTTTTAAAACTTGAAAACTCCACTCCAAACTCTTTTTGTTGAGTGGATTTATATAAAACAAGGATCAAATGGGGCTGGGTTGACCCAAGGCCCAATCAATTGGGCCCTAAAATCGTCCTAAGTTCCTATATCAGGCCTTACCCTGAAACAGTTATATATAAGCTGGGCTAGGTTGGGTGATGTCTACCCAGGCCCAGTCCAAGCTTGGACCATAAACAATCcaattttagagagagagagagagagagagagagagagagagagagagaaaagggcgTATAACAATTaatacatattttattttttggtaaaacaatTAATACAtataaaagaaagtaaaatatttgtaccaaaaaacaaaagaatgaaaaatataaCATACATTAattgttggaatgcattccaagtcaATTTCGTATTCTTGGATGAAAATACGAAATCaatctagaatgcataccaaatacagcCTAAGTTTGGCTGCCTTATTCAATTCTTAGAAGGAAATTTTATTAGGACAGAGCTTGGGATGCTTTTCAAAGAACCATCTTCAATGGTCGTATCATCTGGTTATCTTCGTGGTCTAAAATCTGCATgtatgaaaaaacaaaacaattcaGTCAGGAGATCGATGTGTTGAGTACAAATTCATATATAAGTAGtaggatccgactcctctacttctgtCTGCTCGATCGCCTTGCCCGAACAAGGTAAGGTGGTACTTTCTACCATGCTTGTGTGTGAGGGCACACGGTAGTACCGGACAGGCGGAAATAGAGGAGTCGAATTGATAAATAGTAACCCTATATGAAGATGATTAGAAAGACTCACATGACAATGGTAGACATATCCAGGTGCAGCAGTAGCATTGAAAGGATATGTTGTATTAGTCTCCACCATATTAAATCTGACTATCGTTGTAGTTTGATATCCAGGTACTATCTTCACTACATTCTTCCATGTCTTCTCATAGTTTGGGATACTTAGCAATTTCCCACTTAAATGGGCTGTCACGTTACACCCAACTGCATCATTCTTCTGTGCAATCATGCAGTTTCTAAATGTATCAAGATCcaccaactcctccaccttGATCGCTTGAAATGTTGCCAGGTGTATGTGAAGCGGGTGATTATCTTGGGTCAGGTTGATCACCTCCCACACCTCTGTTGTACCAACTTTCGGAAGTTCCGTCACCGGGTCCAAGAAGCTCTTCCCATTAATATACAGATGGGTCGGGTTTCCGGTAGTACTTTCATACTCATACAACACTATATACCTCGTCTTCACTGAACCTTCTGTTGTTGCTGCCGGGTAATTCACTAGGCTTGTCGGAATCTTACAGGGAGAATTCTGGTTTTCTGGTGATATTATGAACTTCATAACATTTCCGGTTAGATTATCCACCGGGTTACCTGTCGGGTATGGGTAAGGTGCACTATTAGTTAAGACAGATTCGTTGGTGTTTGGAGTTGAAAAGTCAACTATGACATCAGCGGTCTCGGCGGGGGATAAGAGGATACTCTGTGTCTGGACTGGGGAGTTGAGGTAGGACGCATCTGATCCTACTTGGATGAACGGAAGACCATTGGATAATGAGAAGTTAAAAAATCTCGCATTGGAAGCGTTGATGATTCTAAAACGGTACTTCCTTCGTTGGACTTTAAGAAATGGCCAAGCTTTACCGTTAACTATAATGGCATCACCAAAGTATTCTGGTTGCCATTGTGGGTGAATGGAAGGATTGTCACCAGTTGAATTGATGTAAATGGAACCATTCATGTAGAAGCTCCGGTCGAAGACCATCAGGTGCCGATCAAAATCTGGTCCGGATgggagattccaaggtttttctAATTTTGGATCACGGATCACATATGGGCCAACCAGGCCTGCTAGGATGTTGACACGTGTTAAACCAAGTGCATGATCATGGTACCATAGGTTACCAGCATGTTGGATGTTCAGGTATGTGTAGGTTGGTTGGGTCCAGGCAGGTCCGGTTTCTCGGTAACTGGAGGTGAACCAAGCATTTGGGTTGCCGTCTTCTTGTGGTGGATGGACACCTCCATGGAGATGGACGACTGTTGGAACCCCACCATGCTTAGGGATGGCACAAGTGACGGTTGGGTCCCATGAGAGGAAGTGGTTCTGAGGAAGGTAATTTTGCCATGTCACTGATGTTTTTATCCCTTTTAGAGCTTCGATGAGTGGTCCAGGTACGGTAGCTGCCTCTGCTGATGTACCATATGCGAAGACTGTCGTTGAAGGGAAATCACGGTGGAATTTCTACACATCATAAAAAATACTAGTAAGTGATTGATCATTGAAGAATACAATAGCTAGACTAGAAGACAGATGCGGTAACAGTTGGCTTGAGGCTAGTGCAGTAGAGTCTATTCAATCCTCGAAAAGATTTGGAGGACCTCTTGTTCCTTATCTAGTTTAGTATCTTTCTATGGATCCAGTTCTGGTGCGACATCAAATGACGATACGTGAATTTAGTGCCATTCGAACAACGAATATCGAACTGAAAATGAGGatttcaaaagtaaaaaatcttTCTCTCCATAGCATATGCACCACATATTTAGATGTTTCAGCTCGATCCATGTTGGTCGAAGAACACTACTCCACGTGTCATCATCTGCTGCCGTGCCAATCGAGGTGCAGCACACCCCCAACCCCCAGAGGAGTCAAATCCATCTCCCCACCTCCgtatccccaaaaaaaaaaaaaaaaaacaaaaaaaacaatagatatgttttcataattaaaacaATCTTCCTATGTATAAAGCAGGTTTATGCTTCATCCATATCTTATGGGCaagaagtttatttatttattttttggccaAATATTCACATAGCTAAAATCAGTTGAGGTAGATGTGTTATTAAGCTCAACATGCTGATGCTGCCACATTGTTACTTGGTGCATGGCCGGATAGGTGTacgggtgtcaattggttcagttttgatttttcGGTTCAATTCAAGATACAACAtgtaaaaaccaaaaccaaaaccaaataagaatatatttttcaaaaccagAGCCAAActtattcggttcggttttttATTCGATTCCTCATTCAATTTCACATCTAGTCCACTGTTTGGTTTGACATGGTTTGTATCCAGTTTGGATCTTATTTTAGGCGTTTGGGCCAACTTTTTATATATTAACCGGTAAAAATTATCCTTGGTAGGACCATAATCCACAAATATTTTTTCTCCCAAagattagaaagaaaaagaatttagCATCTACATTgattaaacattaaaaaaagagTACGTATGATTTATGTGGTTGCTTATTTGGTTCGAAATCGTTAAGTTGGTTCGGTCTAACTGTTTCAAtcatgaaatcaaaaccaaatcaaatcaagaAAATATTGCTAAtcttgaaaccaaaatcaaatcaatttaTTTTAGTTCGCTTTGATTCGGGTTTAAAAGGTCGGTTTTGGCTCTAAATTGACACCATTAGATAGGTGGTCGATGTGTAGGGTCCAGACTTCCAAAGTTCTAATGCCAGACCTTTGAGATGTACGTTACGTGTATACTTAGGCTGCCTTATATATGCATTCTTAAAATGCATTCTACGTCAATTTAGCATTGTGAAATGATAAAATCAGTTGAcgtagaatgcattccaagaatgcttATCA
The Telopea speciosissima isolate NSW1024214 ecotype Mountain lineage unplaced genomic scaffold, Tspe_v1 Tspe_v1.0642, whole genome shotgun sequence DNA segment above includes these coding regions:
- the LOC122648251 gene encoding multicopper oxidase LPR1 homolog 1-like isoform X2, yielding MEAIRLLTILILLSMRIWSGAATPAPSSTAAPPPITEATLQQVAASLKMYVDELPKIPKLFGYSMRHGSPAPGNLTIGMFEKKWKFHRDFPSTTVFAYGTSAEAATVPGPLIEALKGIKTSVTWQNYLPQNHFLSWDPTVTCAIPKHGGVPTVVHLHGGVHPPQEDGNPNAWFTSSYRETGPAWTQPTYTYLNIQHAGNLWYHDHALGLTRVNILAGLVGPYVIRDPKLEKPWNLPSGPDFDRHLMVFDRSFYMNGSIYINSTGDNPSIHPQWQPEYFGDAIIVNGKAWPFLKVQRRKYRFRIINASNARFFNFSLSNGLPFIQVGSDASYLNSPVQTQSILLSPAETADVIVDFSTPNTNESVLTNSAPYPYPTGNPVDNLTGNVMKFIISPENQNSPCKIPTSLVNYPAATTEGSVKTRYIVLYEYESTTGNPTHLYINGKSFLDPVTELPKVGTTEVWEVINLTQDNHPLHIHLATFQAIKVEELVDLDTFRNCMIAQKNDAVGCNVTAHLSGKLLSIPNYEKTWKNVVKIVPGYQTTTIVRFNMVETNTTYPFNATAAPGYVYHCHILDHEDNQMIRPLKMVL